A window from Microbacterium ginsengiterrae encodes these proteins:
- the def gene encoding peptide deformylase: MAVLPIRIMGDPVLHSPASEVAEIDDEIRRLVADMFETMDAAPGVGLAAPQVGHALRIYTYAYVDDDDRPWRGVIINPVLWMSPPEPGAPDPEEESEGCLSFPGERFPLRRADRVLVTGIDLEGAPVRIEVDGWRARIMQHEFDHLDGILYIDRLSDGDWKTAQKIARKRGWGRTSSSWMPGVDDLEG; the protein is encoded by the coding sequence GTGGCTGTTCTTCCGATTCGCATCATGGGCGATCCTGTCCTGCACTCCCCCGCATCCGAGGTCGCTGAGATCGACGACGAGATACGCCGTCTCGTCGCCGACATGTTCGAGACCATGGATGCCGCTCCCGGCGTCGGCCTTGCGGCCCCGCAGGTCGGTCATGCGCTCCGCATCTACACGTATGCGTACGTCGACGACGACGACCGCCCCTGGCGCGGTGTCATCATCAACCCGGTGCTGTGGATGTCGCCGCCCGAGCCCGGCGCCCCTGACCCGGAGGAAGAGTCCGAAGGGTGCCTCTCGTTCCCCGGCGAGCGGTTCCCGCTGCGTCGCGCCGATCGCGTCCTCGTCACCGGGATCGACCTCGAGGGCGCACCGGTGCGCATCGAGGTCGACGGCTGGCGCGCGCGCATCATGCAGCACGAGTTCGATCACCTCGACGGCATCCTCTACATCGACCGCCTCTCGGACGGCGACTGGAAGACGGCACAGAAGATCGCCCGCAAGCGCGGGTGGGGCCGCACCAGTTCGAGCTGGATGCCGGGTGTCGACGATCTCGAGGGATAG
- a CDS encoding septum formation family protein, translating into MITTRTTRTLALAGTAVALTVALSGCNVLGGSNDAQRDEEGNVTEGSNIDVFSLQVGDCMPEADTTGEITDLDVVPCSEPHTDEVFYEFELTGDELPSEDEITAEVEAQCVPAFSEFVGTDYYESTLDFWWMTPTEETWTQANDRLVQCIVYEPDEAGTGSVELTESLEGAAR; encoded by the coding sequence ATGATCACCACGCGCACGACGCGCACACTCGCGCTGGCAGGGACCGCGGTCGCCCTGACCGTCGCGCTCAGCGGATGCAACGTCCTCGGTGGCAGCAACGACGCGCAGCGCGACGAGGAGGGGAACGTCACGGAGGGCTCGAACATCGACGTCTTCTCCCTGCAGGTCGGCGACTGCATGCCGGAGGCAGACACCACAGGGGAGATCACGGATCTCGACGTCGTGCCCTGCTCCGAGCCGCACACCGACGAGGTCTTCTACGAGTTCGAACTCACGGGGGACGAGCTGCCGAGCGAGGACGAGATCACCGCCGAGGTCGAGGCCCAGTGCGTCCCGGCCTTCTCGGAGTTCGTCGGCACCGACTACTACGAGTCGACCCTGGACTTCTGGTGGATGACCCCCACCGAGGAGACCTGGACGCAGGCGAACGATCGCCTCGTGCAGTGCATCGTCTACGAACCCGACGAGGCCGGTACCGGCTCGGTCGAACTCACCGAATCCCTCGAGGGCGCCGCGCGCTGA